The Aminithiophilus ramosus genome contains a region encoding:
- a CDS encoding ABC transporter substrate-binding protein, protein MLRALLQRGPALALLVGLMGLAVPARAFTTIRLALQWVPQAQFAGYYVAFEKGFYLRRGLDVFIIRGGPNREPVRALLAGEADVGTFFLSAALLYRDRGVPLVHLGQIVGRSHQVLLAWRDRGVDGIDDLNGRKVTLWGDDFRGGYLALFEDGAVTPKLIPQYDSITLFRRGLVDACAAMSYNELHRLLLSGVDAEELTVIDLAEKGYSFPEDGLYALAPFAETHPEACGDFVEATLEGWRYAAENVDEALDIVMAYARRAHVPTNRVHQRWMLERILPSILAEPGVLSREAYERTARTLERVGLIARPLPFSLFRGGERP, encoded by the coding sequence GTGCTGAGGGCCTTGCTCCAGCGCGGGCCGGCCCTGGCCCTTCTCGTCGGACTCATGGGCCTCGCCGTTCCGGCCCGGGCCTTCACGACGATCCGCCTGGCCCTCCAGTGGGTTCCCCAGGCCCAGTTCGCCGGTTACTACGTCGCCTTCGAAAAGGGTTTCTACCTCCGCCGAGGCCTCGACGTCTTCATCATCCGCGGAGGGCCCAACCGGGAACCGGTCAGGGCCCTTCTCGCGGGGGAGGCCGACGTGGGGACCTTCTTCCTCTCGGCGGCCCTCCTCTATCGCGACCGGGGCGTGCCCCTCGTCCATCTGGGCCAGATCGTCGGCCGTTCCCATCAGGTCCTGCTGGCCTGGCGAGATCGGGGCGTCGACGGAATCGACGACCTGAACGGGCGGAAGGTGACCCTCTGGGGCGACGACTTCCGGGGCGGCTACCTGGCCCTCTTCGAGGACGGCGCCGTCACCCCCAAGCTCATCCCTCAGTACGATTCGATCACCCTTTTCCGGCGGGGCCTCGTCGATGCCTGCGCCGCCATGAGCTACAACGAACTTCACCGCCTCCTCCTCTCTGGCGTCGACGCCGAGGAGCTGACCGTCATCGACCTGGCCGAGAAGGGCTACAGCTTCCCCGAGGACGGCCTCTACGCCCTCGCCCCCTTCGCCGAGACCCACCCCGAGGCCTGCGGCGACTTCGTCGAGGCGACGCTGGAGGGGTGGCGCTACGCCGCGGAGAACGTCGACGAGGCGCTGGACATCGTCATGGCCTACGCCCGGCGTGCCCACGTCCCCACCAACCGGGTTCATCAGCGCTGGATGCTGGAGCGGATCCTCCCCTCCATCCTGGCCGAGCCGGGAGTCCTGAGCCGCGAGGCCTACGAGAGGACCGCCCGGACCCTCGAACGGGTGGGGCTCATCGCAAGGCCTCTTCCCTTCTCCCTCTTCCGGGGAGGTGAACGGCCCTGA
- a CDS encoding ATP-binding protein — protein MSLVEERTFEADPSRIEEITAFVSAQAEASSVAARRLPHLELALEEALVNICTYAYREPPRDVTIRLLLDDRRFAVELVDEGIPFDPLEEAPPPDLSSGLEDRAVGGLGVLLIRRVTDEVHYRREGGRNILSLVLNREC, from the coding sequence ATGAGCCTCGTCGAAGAGCGGACCTTCGAGGCCGATCCGAGCCGGATCGAGGAGATCACGGCCTTCGTCTCCGCCCAGGCCGAGGCGTCCTCCGTGGCGGCCCGCCGCCTCCCCCATCTGGAGCTGGCCCTCGAGGAGGCCCTCGTCAACATCTGCACCTACGCCTACAGAGAGCCCCCCCGCGACGTGACGATCCGCCTTCTCCTGGACGATCGGCGCTTCGCCGTCGAACTCGTCGACGAGGGCATTCCCTTCGACCCTCTCGAGGAGGCCCCCCCTCCGGACCTCTCCTCGGGCCTCGAGGACCGGGCCGTCGGCGGGCTGGGCGTCCTGCTCATCCGCCGCGTCACCGACGAGGTCCACTACCGCCGGGAGGGGGGGCGCAACATCCTCTCCCTCGTCCTCAACAGGGAGTGCTGA
- a CDS encoding STAS domain-containing protein, translating to MKLLRTLQDTIALVVVSGRLDAMTTAAFEKESLAWVDGGDRRILLDFADLEYISSAGLRGILALAKRARAVGGAVAVCAMTGMVAEVFAISGFDAFIPVAVTRDEGLEILRR from the coding sequence GTGAAGCTCCTTCGTACCCTTCAGGACACCATCGCCCTCGTCGTCGTCTCGGGCCGCCTCGACGCCATGACGACGGCCGCCTTCGAAAAGGAGAGCCTCGCCTGGGTCGACGGCGGAGACCGCAGGATCCTTCTCGATTTCGCCGATCTGGAATACATCAGCAGCGCCGGCCTGCGGGGCATTCTGGCCCTGGCCAAGCGGGCCCGGGCGGTCGGAGGCGCCGTCGCCGTCTGCGCCATGACCGGCATGGTGGCCGAGGTCTTCGCCATCTCGGGCTTCGACGCCTTCATCCCCGTCGCCGTCACGCGAGACGAGGGGCTGGAGATCCTCCGCCGATGA